One segment of Setaria viridis chromosome 4, Setaria_viridis_v4.0, whole genome shotgun sequence DNA contains the following:
- the LOC117854221 gene encoding anthranilate O-methyltransferase 1 produces the protein MSMERDFHMVEGDEETSYTTNSRLQQKALFETKSVLEEAVRQVCSALLPPNLVVCDLGCGPGDNTLIFLSEVIKASSSHNVPEIQFFLNDLPGNDFSHVFRSAERFKSSVTACHKGERRLPFHIAGLSGSYYTRLFPSQSVHLFHSSYSLHWRSQLPDGLDGNKRNIYIAKATPLSVVKLYQEQFQKDLILFLELRYDELVVGGQMVLTFLGRKEEDLYSGNLNYLCELLAQSLQSLVEKDLVEEDKLNSFNLPIFGASIDEVKAAIKQTGLFDINEIKLFESNWDPYDDSEDDNVQDNIQSGVNVAKCIRAVMETLFVSHFGESILDALFKEYASKVAEYLEREKGKYSVMVLSLQRR, from the exons ATGAGCATGGAGCGTGACTTCCATATGGTGGAAGGAGATGAAGAAACCAGCTACACCACTAACTCCAGACTTCAA CAAAAAGCTTTGTTCGAGACTAAATCAGTGCTCGAGGAGGCTGTGAGACAAGTTTGCTCTGCTCTCCTCCCTCCAAATCTGGTGGTTTGTGACCTAGGCTGCGGTCCGGGTGACAACACACTCATCTTCCTCTCGGAGGTGATCAAAGCCAGTAGCAGCCATAATGTGCCGGAGATCCAATTCTTCCTCAATGATCTGCCGGGCAACGACTTCAGCCATGTGTTCCGATCAGCTGAACGGTTCAAGAGCTCAGTTACAGCATGTCACAAGGGAGAAAGAcggcttccattccatattgCTGGGCTATCCGGGTCCTACTACACTAGGCTTTTCCCTTCCCAAAGCGTTCATCTCTTTCACTCATCCTATAGCCTCCATTGGCGTTCTCAG CTTCCTGATGGGTTAGACGGCAACAAGAGAAACATTTACATTGCAAAGGCCACACCACTGTCTGTGGTGAAATTGTACCAAGAGCAATTTCAGAAGGACTTGATCTTATTCCTTGAGCTGCGGTATGATGAACTAGTGGTTGGCGGGCAAATGGTTCTGACTTTTCTTGGGAGGAAGGAAGAGGATCTATACAGTGGCAATTTGAACTATCTTTGCGAACTACTCGCACAATCTCTTCAGTCTCTTGTTGAGAAG GACCTCGTGGAGGAAGATAAACTGAACTCCTTCAATCTACCAATCTTTGGGGCGTCCATTGATGAAGTGAAGGCAGCTATCAAGCAGACTGGGCTGTTTGACATCAATGAAATTAAACTATTTGAGTCAAACTGGGATCCTTATGACGACTCCGAAGATGACAATGTGCAAGATAACATCCAGAGTGGGGTGAATGTCGCAAAGTGCATAAGGGCTGTGATGGAAACTCTTTTTGTAAGCCACTTCGGTGAATCCATTCTTGATGCCCTCTTCAAAGAATATGCAAGCAAGGTAGCAGAGTATCTGGAAAGGGAGAAGGGCAAGTACTCAGTCATGGTCCTGTCCTTGCAAAGAAGATAG